In Ignavibacteriales bacterium, the following are encoded in one genomic region:
- the rpsD gene encoding 30S ribosomal protein S4, giving the protein MGRYIEGSCRLCRRERQKLFLKGTKCFTEKCPVERRAYPPGSHGQTRRQKISEYGVQLREKQKIRRMYGLQEVQFRNYFKRALSIPGRTGENLVKLLERRLDSVVYRLGFSPSRKAGRQMIVHGHFLVNHKPVNIPSFLLKAGDVVHVVDKSKKLDIIHSSMKRMKDNTMLPWLSLDKAGMAGTFLNVPERADIPLNANEQLVVELYSK; this is encoded by the coding sequence ATGGGTCGTTATATTGAAGGAAGTTGTCGGCTGTGCCGAAGAGAAAGACAAAAGCTATTCTTAAAAGGCACGAAATGTTTTACAGAGAAATGCCCGGTCGAGCGCAGAGCGTATCCACCCGGATCGCACGGACAAACACGGCGTCAGAAAATCTCTGAATATGGAGTTCAGCTTCGAGAGAAGCAGAAAATCAGACGCATGTACGGATTGCAGGAAGTGCAATTCAGAAATTATTTCAAACGCGCACTGAGCATCCCCGGACGTACCGGCGAGAATCTTGTAAAGTTACTTGAACGTCGGCTCGATTCGGTTGTGTACCGTCTCGGATTTTCTCCTTCAAGAAAAGCAGGACGACAGATGATAGTGCACGGTCACTTTTTGGTGAACCATAAACCTGTCAATATCCCATCTTTTCTCTTAAAAGCCGGAGATGTGGTTCATGTTGTTGATAAAAGTAAAAAGTTAGATATTATTCACTCATCCATGAAACGCATGAAAGATAACACGATGCTTCCGTGGTTGAGTCTCGATAAAGCCGGAATGGCCGGAACATTTTTAAATGTACCTGAGCGCGCAGATATTCCGCTCAACGCTAACGAACAATTAGTCGTAGAACTTTACTCCAAATAA
- a CDS encoding DNA-directed RNA polymerase subunit alpha, which yields MVATNYQMPEKVQIDEVSYTNTFGRFILQPLEKGFGVTIGNAFRRVLLSSLQGTAFTALRIEGVLHEFSTIPGVVEDVSEIILNLKSVRMKLINKKLNRVVLEMKGPKNVTAADIQKANPEIEILNPDQHIATLNAGAQVEIELRIGRGKGYVTAEENKAPDQTVDAITMDSIFTPIKNVRFIIEPTRVGQQTDYEKLTLEIETDGSIAPDDALAQAAVILRDHIQLFLSFNIDSDAQEEMLEKDSEFVRIRKILQMPVDEMELSVRSHNCLKAANIRTIADLVKRDEPELLKFRNFGRKSLAELGEIIEQFGLNFGMDVEKYLHDTND from the coding sequence ATGGTAGCAACAAATTATCAGATGCCTGAGAAGGTACAAATCGACGAAGTAAGTTATACGAATACATTCGGCCGATTTATTTTACAACCCCTGGAAAAGGGATTCGGTGTAACAATCGGGAACGCGTTTCGCCGCGTTCTTCTATCATCTCTTCAAGGAACGGCATTCACCGCCCTGAGGATTGAAGGAGTGTTGCACGAATTCTCCACGATCCCCGGAGTTGTGGAGGATGTCTCCGAAATTATTCTTAATCTAAAATCGGTGCGGATGAAACTCATCAATAAAAAGTTGAACCGCGTTGTTTTAGAGATGAAGGGTCCAAAAAATGTAACAGCCGCCGATATTCAAAAAGCGAATCCGGAAATCGAGATTCTGAATCCCGATCAACACATAGCGACTCTCAACGCGGGTGCTCAGGTTGAAATCGAATTACGGATCGGACGCGGTAAAGGTTACGTAACCGCTGAAGAAAATAAAGCTCCCGATCAAACGGTAGATGCGATCACCATGGACTCGATCTTCACGCCGATTAAAAATGTAAGATTTATAATCGAACCAACGCGCGTAGGTCAGCAAACCGATTACGAAAAGCTGACGCTCGAAATAGAAACCGATGGTTCCATCGCGCCCGATGATGCTTTGGCACAGGCGGCAGTCATATTGAGAGATCATATTCAACTCTTCCTAAGCTTCAATATTGATTCCGATGCTCAGGAAGAAATGCTGGAGAAAGATTCCGAATTCGTACGCATCAGGAAAATATTGCAGATGCCTGTAGATGAAATGGAGCTTTCAGTCCGATCTCATAATTGCTTAAAAGCGGCAAACATCCGAACGATAGCCGATTTGGTTAAGAGAGATGAACCTGAATTGTTGAAATTCAGAAACTTCGGAAGAAAATCACTTGCCGAGTT
- the rpsK gene encoding 30S ribosomal protein S11, translated as MAKQGSGAAAQSTAAKKKKKIQVDVTGKVFIKATFNNVIVTITDVYGNVISWSSAGRNAFKGSRKNTPFAAQVTAEAAAKEAYDLGLRKVDVFVKGPGSGREAGVRSLQTCGLEILSIRDITPIPHNGCRPPKRRRV; from the coding sequence ATGGCAAAACAAGGTTCAGGTGCAGCAGCGCAATCAACGGCTGCAAAAAAGAAAAAGAAAATTCAGGTCGATGTAACCGGTAAAGTTTTCATCAAGGCTACATTCAACAATGTTATAGTTACAATCACCGATGTTTACGGTAACGTAATAAGCTGGTCATCGGCAGGGCGCAATGCGTTCAAAGGATCGCGAAAGAATACACCGTTTGCCGCGCAGGTAACGGCTGAAGCTGCCGCGAAAGAAGCATACGACCTTGGTTTAAGAAAGGTCGATGTATTCGTCAAAGGTCCCGGTTCGGGACGTGAAGCAGGCGTACGATCTTTGCAAACATGCGGTTTGGAGATTCTTAGCATACGCGATATTACACCGATACCGCATAATGGTTGCCGCCCGCCAAAAAGGCGACGTGTTTAA